CAAAATGGTTATGGAAATGAGGCTCTTGAGTTGTTCAGAGAAATGCTTGATTCTGGAGAAAAACCAGATCACATTACCATGATTGGTGTCCTCTCTGCATGCGGACATGCTGGATTTGTTGAAGAAGGACGACATTACTTCTCTTCCATGACCAGAGATTTTGGTGTGGCTCCGCTTAGGGATCACTATACGTGCATGGTTGATTTGCTTGGTCGAGCTGGATTTCTCGAAGAAGCAAAGAGCATGGTCGAGGAGATGCCCATGCAACCAGATTCTGTTATATGGGGTTCACTGCTTGCTGCTTGTAAAGTACATAGGAACATCATGATAGGTAAATACGTTGcagagaagcttctagaagTAGAAGCGTCAAATTCAGGACCATATGTTCTTCTGTCTAACATGTACGCTGAGGTCGGAAAATGGGA
The sequence above is drawn from the Camelina sativa cultivar DH55 unplaced genomic scaffold, Cs unpScaffold04654, whole genome shotgun sequence genome and encodes:
- the LOC109131766 gene encoding pentatricopeptide repeat-containing protein At2g13600-like produces the protein NGYGNEALELFREMLDSGEKPDHITMIGVLSACGHAGFVEEGRHYFSSMTRDFGVAPLRDHYTCMVDLLGRAGFLEEAKSMVEEMPMQPDSVIWGSLLAACKVHRNIMIGKYVAEKLLEVEASNSGPYVLLSNMYAEVGKWEDVISVRKLMRKEGVTKQPGCSWIKILGHLHVFMVKDKRHPRKRQIHSLLDILIAEMRQEPDH